The genomic region TCTTTATTTGCCAGAATATAAAATACTTATGATTAGTTCTAATTCTGCTTCTTTGATTGTTTCAGGGAAATTTGAAAGTTTCTCGGCCAATCTTCAACGAGGTTATTGTAACTTAAAAGATTTTGAGGGAAATGCAACGATAAATACCTACAAAGGTGATATTGATGCAGAAGTAGTTTCTGGAGAAGTAATGGCAAAAAGCAGGCACGGTAAAGTTTTGGTCGATCAAAAGCTTTATGGAATGCATCAAATTAAATTAACTTCAATTAATGGTGACATAAGCGTGCGAAAAACTAAATAATATTAGTATTTTTGGTGCGTTTTTAACAAAAAAAGAAATGTCTTTAAAGAAAGCAGGCCTAATAATATTTATTGTTCTTTTAATCGATCAGGTATCTAAAATTTATATCAAAACACATTTTGAACTTGGCGACGAGTATAAGGTTCTTGATTGGTTTAGAATTCTTTTTGTTGAAAATGAAGGGATGGCCTGGGGTACTAAAATTCCGGGACAGTATGGGAAACTAGCACTTACGCTTTTCCGTTTAGTAGCGATTTTTGGAATAGGTTACTGGCTGGTAGATTCTGTAAAGAAAAATGGAAGTCGAATTTTGATTACCTCAATCTCGTTGATCTTTGCCGGTGCTTTTGGAAATATAATTGATTCGGTTTTCTACGGAATCACGTTTAACGACAGTTATAATAAAGTAGCGACTTTTTTACCTGAAGGTGGAGGCTACGGAACACTTTTCCATGGAAAGGTGGTAGATATGCTTTATTTTCCTTTATATGAGGGATATCTACCGGAGTGGATTCCGTTTTGGGGAGGTAAGTTCTTTACCTTTTTTGAACCTGTATTTAATATTGCCGATTCTTCGATAAGTATTGGCGTGGTTTTATTGCTGTTATTCAACAAAAGAGCTTTCCCAAAAGAAGAGAAAGAGTAGTAAAGTTTATAGCCGTTAGCCTATAGCTTTCAGCTCTTAGCTTTAAAATAGTCGTCTAATGTTTTTTAATGGGCAGATTTCAATAGAAGAAGGGAAAGCAAAAAAACGTGCTTCGTCATCTCGACCGAAGCGGAGGGATCTTTTTCTGATAGAAGTTAGAATATATAGAAGAGACGCAAGAATCAGGAAGCAGGCCTATTAATTTTGAATAACTTTATTATTTAGTCTAATAGAGAAAATTTGTAAATGATTCTGCAAAAACTTCTCGATACCACAACTTTTGAACCTTGAATTTTTGAACTTTGAACGTCTATCTTGATTAAGATTTCTTCATTCCGCTGCGCTGCACCTGCCTGCCAGCGAGGCAGGGTCGAAATGACAACGAAGTTCATTCAAAGCTTAGCATCAAGAATTCAATATAAAATAGTCGTCTTATGTTTTTAATGGGCAGATTTCAATAGAAGAAGGAAAAGCAAAAAAACGTGCTTCGTCATCTCGACCGAAGCGTAGAGATCTTTTTCTGATAAGTTAGTATATAGAGAAGAGACGCAAGAATCAGGAAGCAGGCCTATTAATTTTGAATAAGTTTATAATTTAGTCTAATAGAGAAAATTTGTAAATGATTACTGTAAAGGCTTCTCGATACCACAACTTTTGAACCTTGAATTTTTGAACTTTGAACGTCTATCTTGATTGAGATTTCTTCATTTCGCTACGCTGCACCTGCCTGCCAGCGAGGCAGGGTCGAAATGACAACGAAGTTCATTCAAAGCTTAGCATCAAGAATTCAATATTAAATACTCATCCTATGTTTTTAATGGGCAGGTTTCAATAGAAGAAGGGAAAAAAAACGTGCTTTGTCATCTCGACCGGAGCGGAGAGATCTT from Zunongwangia profunda SM-A87 harbors:
- a CDS encoding lipoprotein signal peptidase yields the protein MSLKKAGLIIFIVLLIDQVSKIYIKTHFELGDEYKVLDWFRILFVENEGMAWGTKIPGQYGKLALTLFRLVAIFGIGYWLVDSVKKNGSRILITSISLIFAGAFGNIIDSVFYGITFNDSYNKVATFLPEGGGYGTLFHGKVVDMLYFPLYEGYLPEWIPFWGGKFFTFFEPVFNIADSSISIGVVLLLLFNKRAFPKEEKE